The following nucleotide sequence is from Osmia lignaria lignaria isolate PbOS001 chromosome 16, iyOsmLign1, whole genome shotgun sequence.
agttcctccggtccTCATCATGTCgcaggacgaatggtccgaaacGACACGGGGactggttgtaatttttattttttgagcgagcatagtgacccacgaatatcactgtatcattttatacaatgataatcgtacAAATtgtttttctgtgttttatttGTTAGCTCAGgctagggttttcttgtacatatttacatatacatattccgagtttaaaaatgtaaagaagtcggatgaccctccgatttCAGAATACATTATCTTTTCTGTATGTACAAGaaattatttcgcgatgagcagaTTTAAATATCGAAGTAATAGTTATGAATATCTTTGATTATTTAGATtatttactttgatattgaaatcgcTCTTGATATCGAATCGTTCTTTCACTTTATGCacattattttaatgatattcttacttttaataaagttagAATATCAGTGCACTAGCTTTTACTAATGATacattttagcttaggcatttcagcacacatgaagaaaactggtaggtgaaaattacaattggccttgttcattcttatgcccaaagctcattcgggtacttagatgtactcgcgtgggtggagggcggtggacaaggtttagttttaagtgtaatatattttggcgactgacaaaaatagtgaaccaatagtgaatcACGATATAaattccacatgtgtgtgtgtggttaggatgtgggatttgtatcgtttattaaccaccttaacttactataatattacaaatcaattagaaaatgtttatcgagaataaattgaaaagttaTTACAATGCAGATATGTtacattaaatatttgaaagaatacaaaaattaaatgtGTTACTTTAACATAATGTTCACTAtcatttgtcagtcgatttcagcaaaaaggtatgaacttattagagtgtgaatgtagaattgaactcgggtgtcggaggcgtcccgggacgttctccctaggtgtaggcatttttgcacccgggtggttgtatgagaaccgtggagtgaatttttgtgagaatgatttttgcccttttttaaatatagcgataggcaggcaggtagtttacttctggtatGATTGAgattagtttataagtaggcagggccagagcaagctttcatgtttctcttcgtattctcctttaatacgtgagaagcttgtatctggggttggaaattaaaaaatcgagaggaaaaatgaaaatgcaaattaattagttgattaactaattaatttagcattctctcttgattttttcaaggccaagccttagtttgtaagtcgtagtcgtggtactagacccgattacaaaaatgaaatattaaagtgaaagtgaagtgaagtgaagtgaaattaaaattattttgtgcttggacatttgtaaaaataatgcaCGTACGCGAGTAGCGATTCTGAGAattgttgctcgtttacgtgtttcGTTTTTACGAATGCCTGAGCaagcgtaaaattttcgcgagtgatttttgtgaggctattgccgaagaaagaagtggCCAtgtgctgaagagccccggcaaaatttgcccagaagaggggaactactaatggctctccatcttcggatggacagtcattctgtcactatgctcgctaatttgttcttttcttttttttcttgacCGGTATGAAAAGTACCGTCGAGAAcatattgaatttgaaattttattgcaattttgtTTCTGTTCTCAGCATTTTCCGTTTCAATTGTAATGGAAATtgtgatgttaattatattttctgtttcagcattttattgttgaaatttttattttatattgtctGTTTTGGGGGGTTTTATAGTTTTAGGTGgtttactattttatttcaggaaattattcTCTTCTTATCGATTTCgtattttcgtttcttttattaaatagcTCTGAAATTGCAATGGTAACTATGTTTTCTGTTCTTGGCATTTTCCATTTCAATGGTTATCGAAATTGtggtgttaattatattttctctttcagaattttattgttgaaatttttattttatgttgtctatTTTGGAGGGTTTTATAGTTTTAGGGGGTtcactattttatttcaggaaattattcttttcttatagaTTTCATATGTAAGTATTATCTTATCTTCTCATATCATACATTCGTattcttgtttcttttattaaatagcTCCGAGGTTGCAATGGTAATTATGTTTTCTGTTTCCATATTCTACCGTTTCAATTGTTACTGAGATTATTAtgttaataatcatattttctgttacagcattttattgttgaagtgTTGTTACGCAGGCGAGTACGTGCACCGGTGGATACTTTCGATTAAAAGGGAATTTTCTTTTGCTTTGCTCGCCTTttgtgttttctttctttttcgattttcctttccttttcatttttgatTATGACGAGTATAACATTAGAACAGTAAGTACCGTAGGGTTCTTGTAATTATTTTCAAGGTAATTTAAGACATCATCGAGGGATCATTGAAGAATTCATTTGTTTTAAGTTACTTTTAAGTTGATTTTAAAATACTGTAAGCGAGTTAAGAATGGAAGTATGCGAGGAGATGAGTGTGTGCATGCAGTATGTTTATGAACGAGTTATGTGTATGGAGGTATGGTGCAAATTCTTTATCAGTATTGTGATAAAGAATTTGCTGCCCAAATTATGATGCGGCTGTCTATCCGAGGAAACAATTACATATCTCGGCATAGGGttcttgtaattatttttaagttaatTTAAAACATCATCGAGGGATCATCGAAGAATTCATTTGTTTTAAGTTACTTTTAAGTTGATTTTAAAATACTGTAAGCGAGTTAAGAATGAAAGTATGTGCATGCAGTATGTTTATGAACGGGTTATGTGTATGGACTAGTATGAAGGTATGATGCAAATTTTTTATCGGTATTGTGGTAAAGAATTTGCTGCCCAAATTGTGATGCGGCTGTCTATCCGAGGAAACAATTACATATCTCAGCATGTTAAGAGAAGTGTAATTGTCGCTTTACGATACTAAGCTGCCAACTTTGAAAACGAATGAAATTGTAATTGATAGATGTGAAGATCGATGTGGGGGATCGGCGTGACCGTAAGTCTATCCTCCATTACGCGAGCCTACGGGCTAATTAGAGTCTATACTCGGTTATCTCGTTGGCAACAGCTTGATAGGCGAGGTCCTTGTTATGGTGGGAGGTTGGGACTAGGTGTTAGGGTGGGTCACaatcgtagccacctccacgtggtgtgacccggtaattgatatcgttttctaaagataatttttagaaagcgatatcaagctaagagctacgatatacagggtgtttgacAACAGGTagacaaaattttaaggggtggttctagggatcaaaataagactttatttttcaataattaacgtttaaaaatttgagtaAAAAGcacctgaaacctgcaatcctgCCAGCACCGGTGACTGAACGTGTATGCTACGTGTAGTTTTACCGTACACTGCTAGATCGCACTAGCAGTACTGTTTTAAAAACGCTTATCGTCAATGATATCAGAGAGGAAATAGGGAATAGATCAAGtcctcaaaataaaaaattaacataatCTAGAAGACTTGTCTTCTAAcactttattttgaaaaaaattagagaaattccaaaaataaagtaaaaggcACCCTTTCGtttgctatatttaaaaaaaaatggtttgaactttagaaaattaacacggaaaagaatttgaaaataaattgaaatcgtCCTCGTTTCACTGAATAATGCTAAAAGTAGAAATAAagatttttccattttcttcttttttcctgaACCAGCGAACTCCAACGCGCATTTGTGCGCAAGAAATAAAACGATACCGTCCGAAACaaatgtttcgtttccgaaacgTGTCCCGCCCTCGGCGTGTCAGGTGTCGATTTGACTTCCAAATAGGTCTCGAAGCGAGATCACGTTCGGGACACCGGTTTTCATGGTAGTCAGTCGTCTACTAGCAACGAAGGGAATTTTAACGCGATCACATCCACCTATTTCTTTCGTTTACCAACTTCCATTCGGTAGTCGTGTTCGATTCTCCCGCCTAACTTTCTGATACGACCTCTCGATACCAGTTACTCTTTATTAggtctttttctttcttcttcttcgtgctGTTGCTACGTTTTATCACGACTAAAATAAATGATTCTCTTTCTTCGTGTTCCGATATCCGGAACAGTGTAAGAAATGCCGAAGAAATACAACGAGAAAGCCAGATCATTCTTCGTGTTTCTCTCGTCGATATAGAGCTACTTGATAAGCTAGCTTGAAACAATGGAAAACAATCTTGCAAACGAGAGGAACGAGCTGTGGGCAATTTATTCTTGGTGGTCGTGTGTCCTTGCTTTAAAAATGTTCTCTTTGATCTGGTTCACTGGGCGTATTCGAGTAGACAGACAGGTAAAATGGATTTTAAGGAAAACAACTCTCCCTTGGGTGCAACGTAGACTTTTCTTAAAATTAGATAAAAGTACGAGTGTTTCTGTTTTCTTTGAATATTTCCAAAATCCAACACAAGAGGGACCCTTCCCTTCTTCACACTTATTCTTACCTAGAAGAAGTCTATATTGCATCTAAAAgtacaaaaagaaatattcttcAAACCCAAGTATCAAGCAGCAATGGAACGATAATAGAAACAtaggaggaaaaaaaattaatttttttcaggtGATCCACAGTGAAGAGGACCGAGTGTGGATGAAAGaatcaaatacaattttatgcCCAACTGGAGGAGGTCACGAAGATGTGGATCGGATTCGAAACGCTCATCGTCATGATCTTGAAACTGTACTCCCTTATCTCTTAATTACACCGATATGGTTGAACACGTCACCCATGTTTCCGATAGCCAAAACTATTCTGCACTGTTTCGCAATACTCAGCATATCGTACACTCTGATGCATATGGAAATCGTAAACGTGCCTCGTTATTGCAAAACAATTCTATTCGCTTTGGAAGTTTGTATCTTGATCTGCATATCTGCCATGTCAGCAGTATATTATTCGGATGGGTTCTAAACTTTctgataataaattttcatatagtACGATGACTTCAATAAAAAATTGCATCAGAAGACACtgacaatatatttttttattgaagcaataatgtaagaaaaatataaaaagagttCTCTGATTGTGCAACGTTCATTCAAGAAATGAATATCCATTTCTTCTGACGATCTCGTAACTGCTCATTAGATATTGATGTAACCATCAATTTCATGCTCTTGACCGATTGCAACATTATTAATAGCAGTATATATAATCGTGTCGATAAACAAGCGATAAAGAAGGAAGTCGTTTATGCGAAACGATCGTAAACGTGTCTATCTAGTTATTCAATTTCCACTTTGCTAAAACTGAATCTTGCAAAGTTTCATTTGCAATTCATTCACGAAGACATGCTGTGCGTTATGAGAATCTTCGAAGCACCCTGGGTGGTTTTAAAATCATAATTACACATGAAAGAAACCgcgaaagaaattaattattcccaTTATTTCTCGCAGGCTTCATATGCATGCGGTCTGCATAACAGGTCCAATGATCATATCTCGCCCAAGTATCGAATGCAGACGTTGTCGTGGCCGTATCTTCATCATCATTGTATTTAATTGATAAGTATTTGATATCTAGAGATTACGACGTGTCCGCCGTCTTCTAAGGTCAATAGTCAGTTATTAAGTTAATTTCAAgttcaatttgtataaattCGTAATGCAAAGTACGTTAGTCGAGGATTGACCAGCGTGGATCGTGTCTTCTTCATCCTCAAGTGagtgttatttcttcttattaAACTTTGATTGCAAAAAGGGTCATCAATATTCTTCATCTTACACAATCacttttttctttacaatttaaatattatacaacttgTATAAAAAAAACAACTCTACCCAgtaatttatttagaataagaAAGGAATAATgtatccttttttttctatcggAGGAAGAGATGTTCCATAGGAAGTCGAAAGTCCAAACGAATGTTTACACTGTATCTTTTCGCGATTGCTTAAAATGATAATGCATTCAGAAACCGGTATACGTCAATCTCGGCGAATAAAAAcacggaaagaagaagaagaaataaactCGCGTAAAACGTGTTCGATCATTTAGAGACCTTGGCATACATTCATCTTGACTATAAGAATACGAGTAATATACGTATGCGAATAAAAGTAGTAACAGATCGTTTCGTCCTCAATTTATTATCAATGTGTATATtcgttaaaatttgaaatttattcgttGATTTAGTTGGCCTCTGGTGGATAAGTTTATACCGTGCGATAACATCCGCGCCGTGCGGTCACACGTATGTCCTACCGCGCGCAATCTGATGCAGCGTAGCAGACGATAATAACAGTCGGAATGGAAAGTGACAGTCGATTATTTGCGGAGCTCGACAAGAGCTCCGTGCACAAATTGCTTCGAATGGAATTATTCGTTTTCGACTGCATGTTCTTTTTCACATTCCTCTATCTGTTCGTGTATTTAATCGGCCGTCAGATTTAGAGGTTAGGTGATAGTTGTCCTTCATCGGTAGCGAAGGCCCAGCTATAAGACGAGGAACACCTTGACTTGGCAGTCGTTGCTCTGCCATTTA
It contains:
- the LOC117600671 gene encoding prostaglandin E synthase: MENNLANERNELWAIYSWWSCVLALKMFSLIWFTGRIRVDRQVIHSEEDRVWMKESNTILCPTGGGHEDVDRIRNAHRHDLETVLPYLLITPIWLNTSPMFPIAKTILHCFAILSISYTLMHMEIVNVPRYCKTILFALEVCILICISAMSAVYYSDGF